The Anomaloglossus baeobatrachus isolate aAnoBae1 chromosome 4, aAnoBae1.hap1, whole genome shotgun sequence genome contains the following window.
acggaggggagaggcaacatccaggctgctccctgtcatcgctcccgggatcccagtccagagcagcggtggtgtcacaacctcaccacaaccgtgggtagcatCACTgacaaatccccaaaaccattccccttttcactcacgggcgaggagcgccgctcgagtccccaggatccggcccactgcttgagcagcaagcgaagcagcaccggacccgagcgtgttgTTTAAGATTCTAGCATGCACTCGGAATAAAACAGCTGACATTACTGCAGGGATTTAGAATGGAGTTAGACATCAGACCATCTTTAAGTGGATGAGAAACATCTCACCATGCCAGATATGGTGGTTAAGTGGACAACTCCTTTCACTTTAGTTGAGTGCAAAATTTTTTTATTAGGATAGGAATTCTACAAGTTTTCTGTGTAAGTGATGCCTGCATGAAACAGACCGAGTCAACCCAGAGATTGTCAAGTCCCTAACAACCATTTcaagaagacccatgagaaggattATACAAATTGCATTTATTTTAGACAGATTCTTTGTGGGAAAATCTTTTCAGAAGACACGTTCCAACCACAGTAAGAGCAACGGCAACAACTACTGAAGTGACAGATCCGATGGCCACCAGCACCCACAGCTGTAGAGGTTCAGGTCCTGCACCCGTCCTGGAAGCTTGGAGGGCTCCTGCTCCAGTAACCTGGTTAGTCCTGGATCCAGTCACTAGTATGGGACCCAGGGTGGCCAGGCCATGTTTCTCTAGATGAGAATCTGTCAAGATAAAAATATTGAAATCAACTCCAACCTTCAGTATACAGACAGTTAAGGTGCATCTAAACTTTGTAGTCTACCAAACCCAAAAATCTTAAGTTATCCCTGTAGGCTACAAAGTCACTTTGGCAGAAAGTGTTCTCCACTTGACTTTAGCCTGCAAGTCAGTAAATTCTACATTCACGTATCTAGAGACCTGTCAAAAAGTCTGACTCACCAACATCTCTCTTCCCAAATCCTCTTTGCCTGCCAAAAGACGATCCCCATTGTGATCTCTGGCCGCCAGCAGTAGCGCAGTTCCTAGTGGTGCAGCACTGGCAGATCCCACTAGATCCTTCCACAGGTGACCAACTAAGAGTGAGACAGTCCAAATGTCCCAAACATTTAGTGATCAGCCACTATCTAGTGTGATGGTCAACACTAGtctgatgtgttattgtgttgGAAGAGTTTACCTTCTAGAGGCCTTGTTGTAGGAGCAGGCCTTGTTCATTGGATCAGGGGTCTGGTTGATCTCAGCAGCTCTCAGGGTACAGGTGATGTAGATCTAGGAGAACATACAGGAGTTACTTTTCTTTTAGCTACTGGAAATTGAGAAAAGCAAGCTTAATGGGTACTGTAaaacaaatgtggcgccctggcctagccaggttgtcacaggtaagaCACTCACACCCCCACCCggggacagttacattagccagacacagaatccttgttgcctccctcacgggtctgatgtccacaccaggtggggcggagccaggcggttggcctggaggcaggaaaaggagagggagttgagttcaggaggttgaagtgaaagaagtaaagtggggagtgtctgggtttgtggcccaggcactggcagcaaggttggcagactgtggttgcaggatcgggcggtggcctgccggtaccgaaccgtgaagtgaagctagcacatacaggcacggccttcggaccccgaccaggcttggagccgccaacaaaggTCAAAGCCGATAGTGACTGGAAACCCCCTGgggttcctaacaaccaaagacccgttagaaggcaactgtccgcactgaggatatacagctactgccacaggctagagatccaagggccagcgcctgcaggcaaaacaggctcctccgacatccatacaccagggagtgGGCTACCGTTGAGAAGCCATCGGAGTCACAGTacgcataggtgcagggagagacagccaccatcacctgtccggggagagacactgcagccggctgcgggacttgtccatccagcagtttggtttaccggagactttgtgactttgtctgagtacaaccatgccatccagcaccgcgctgtccctgcacctcaccaaccctgcctccccatcacaccaccgggccctgggaccaccaacatcccagctgctccctaccatcgctcccaggatccccgtcaccagcagcagtggtgcccatctttaccacaacccgtgggtggcgtcacggactaaatccccaaacaataaatccccttttcactcacgggcgaggagcgccgctcgagtccccggatcaccgctcgagccaccgagcagcagcagtgccggacccgagtgcatcgccccgccgcccgcgacacaaatcGTGTTAAGAGTAACCCAAGAAATTACACTTTTGGAAGCTTATGCAAGTTGCGGGTTCAATCTGACCAGGAGGAATAAAGGCCAAGTGCTCACCGTAGAAGCAGCGCTGTCCGTGAACCTGAAGGCATCGACCATGAATTGAAGCTTGTTGGCTTGAGGTCTTGGTGAAACAAAGACTGAGGAGGAATCTTCTTCCATACTGTCCATCAAGCACCTGTAACACAAATCAGTTGTAGCTATTGGGCTCCTTAAAGTCTTGTGTAGTATTGATGTTTGTAACTCACCCATTGTTGGAGATTATGTCATAACTGGGTCTAGAGTCCACATCTGGAGTAATGGTGGCTACACAACGGTCAACGAACAGGATCATCAGCACATGGTTTTGGATATCCAAGGAGGCTTCTATGTACAATTTTTCACCAAGCTGAAAGACCAGTACCAAACTAGGGGCACTGAAGTCGGCTGAAGAGAAAATGCACATTAAGTAGACCACAAGACTTTGCACCACTACCCTAAGTGTTAGCAATATTCTTACCAGTCATGAGCTGCAAGGAGAAAGCTAGCCTCTCCTCTGAGGTCACTGTGGTGCTGAATGGAATCCATGTTGGTCTGATGGCGTTACTGCTCACATTACCATGTCTAGAAAAGAGACATAATGAGAAGGACTAGAAAGTGACAGGAGATTATAACCCTACAACAGTTACTTGTTAGTAAGCACAGGCTTGTCAGTATGATCTTAGAGCCAATTCAAGACTTGTTCTCCCAGCATTTTGGGATCAAACATGATACTCGTATCTGGAGAGGGCAAAGATGGAGTTTAGCCAGATAATAGAGATCACTTATGGCACTGGCTTTGGTCAGCTTAGTCATTACCTCCTTTAAGGCTCCATAGAAATTTGGAGGCATT
Protein-coding sequences here:
- the LOC142302145 gene encoding zona pellucida sperm-binding protein 3-like: MELLGRWSCLLVVLLYGSGFVSSLVRHQRQSDSWWRNYQPGQGSSRRLGQSVPAVGSSRGNPWSQSRWDNRYTARDHNLWDLTQAPSSVSVQCGEDKMVVTVNRDFYGNGKLVKPSDLTLGSCRPGQQTTDTTVVFDNGLQECGNILEMTPDWLIYNSNLRYNPTSASNVPIIRSNSAVVPVQCFYPRHGNVSSNAIRPTWIPFSTTVTSEERLAFSLQLMTADFSAPSLVLVFQLGEKLYIEASLDIQNHVLMILFVDRCVATITPDVDSRPSYDIISNNGCLMDSMEEDSSSVFVSPRPQANKLQFMVDAFRFTDSAASTIYITCTLRAAEINQTPDPMNKACSYNKASRSWSPVEGSSGICQCCTTRNCATAGGQRSQWGSSFGRQRGFGKRDVDSHLEKHGLATLGPILVTGSRTNQVTGAGALQASRTGAGPEPLQLWVLVAIGSVTSVVVAVALTVVGTCLLKRFSHKESV